The stretch of DNA CGTTACCGAGCGAAGCGCCGGTCAGCAGTGTCAGTTGCAGCGGATTGCCCTGGCGGGCGCGTTCAACCAGCGCCGCCGGCAGCGCCTTGGCGTCGCCGGCGCGGGTAAAGCCGCTCATGCCAACGGTCATGCCGTCCTTGAATAGCAGGGCGGCCTGTTCGGCGCTCATCAGTTTGTTCATCAGCGCCGGGCGGCGAATGCGATCTTCATACATGGTGGTTCTCCTCATTCTTTTGTTTCAGTATAGAATCAGGAAAACTGCATGCTTATGAATTAAATTCCCACTTTCCAGTCGTTTTTTTCATGATGGCAGTTCGTGGATGACGATGCCCTCGATCGGGTCGACCGCCTGCTGCCACGGCCGCAGCTCAATGAAACGCTGCGTATCCTCATAGCCGGCTTGCCAGCGGGCGCGGATGCCGGCGGCGCTGAAGTCGATGTCCTTGGTGTGGTCCTCATTGCCGATGCGCGGCGCGCGCAGCGACACCACATGCATGTCGGTGCCGCAGCCCCATGACGCCAGCTCGCGCATCTCGGGCGACGCAGTTTCGTCCGCCGACAGATGCTTGCTCATCTCGCGGATCACATGGCGCAGCCGGTGCAGCTTGCGCTGCTGCTCGATATTGCTGGCGCGGCTGGCGTACTGGATCTCCTTGTGCTTGTCCAGCACATCGAGCACGCTTTCCGGCTCGCTGCCGTCCGGATTCCACACCTGCACCGAGAAGATCACCGAACTGCGGCGCGGCTCATCGTCAAGTACCGCTTCAATCGGCGTGTTGGAGTAGATGCCGCCATCCCAGTACGGTTGGCCGTCGATGCGCACCGCCGGAAACGCCGGCGGCAGCGCGCCCGACGCCATCACATGCTCGACCCGCAGCGGTTCCTGCTTGCTGTCGAAATAACGCATCGCGCCAGTGCGCGCATTAACCGCGCCGACCGTCAGGCGCATCTGCTTTTGATTGAGGTAATCGAAATCGACCAGCGCCTCCAGCGTGCTGCGCAAAGGCGTCGTCTGATAGAAGGAAGCGTGTTCGATTCCCACGCGCGCCTCGGGATTCCACCACGAGGTCAGATTAGGTTCGAAGAACGCCGGGATGCCCTGCCCCACCGTGATCGCGTTGGCGATCGCGCGCGGCATGGTGGAGAAGCCGAAGGCATTGCGCTCCATGCGATGCCAGAACTCGCGCAGTCGGTCCAGCCGCTGCTCGGGCGGATTGCCGGCGATGATGGCGCCATTGATGGCGCCAATCGAGGTGCCGATCACCCAGTCCGGCTCGATGCCGGCTTCGTGCAAGGCCTGGTATACGCCCAGTTGATAAGCACCCAAAGCGCCGCCGCCCTGCAGGACCAGAACAATCTGGCCCGGCAAGGCGGGCGATGGCGGACTAGCTGATTTGCGGCTCAAGACAGACCTCCACGATGCATGGCAACGTGGAGATTGTATGCCATCTTAGGCGACAGTCACGCCCTTCGCTTTCAGCGCCGCGCGCACGCCGGCGCCGTACGCTGGATCGGCCAGGTCGAGGTGACCCAGCTGGCGGGCGATGATCTCGGCGCTGACCTGGCTCAATGGACCTGCCATGTTGTTGAACAGATTTTGCTGCTCCTCTGCCGGCATCAGGCGGAACAGGTTGCCGGCCTGGGTGTAATCGTCCTCGGTGCCGCGGGCGTCGTAGCGGGCCGCCGCGCCTTGCAGCGCCAGTGCCGGTTCGCCATTGCCCAGTCCTTGCGGATTGCTGCCGCCGCCCTGCACCGGATCGTAGTTCTGCGCCGCGCCGCCGTTGGCGATAGCCATGCCGCCGTCACGCTGCTGGTTGTGGAACGGGCAGCGTGGCGCGTTCACCGGCAGGTGCTGGTGGTTGGTGCCGACGCGGTACAGCTGCGCGTCGTGGTAGGCGAACAGGCGCGCTTGCAGCATCTTGTCGGGCGAGTAGCCCAGGCCTGGCACCACGTGCGATGGCGACAACGCGGCTTGTTCCACTTCCGCGTGGTAGTTGACCGGGTTACGGTTCAGTTCCAGCACGCCGACCGGCAGCATCGGGAAGTCGGCATGCGGCCAGACCTTGGTCAGGTCGAACGGATTCCAGCCGGTGCGCGCTTCCCACGTCGCCAGTTCGGCTTCGGTGGCGACTTGCACCTTGACGTCCCAGCGCGGGAAATCGCCGCCGGCGATGGCGTTGAACAGATCGCGCTGCGCGTAGTCCGGATCGGAACCGGCGATGCGCGTGGCTTCCTCTGCGCTCAGGTTCTTGATGCCTTGCTGCGTCAGGAAGTGCCATTTGACGTAGACACGTTTGCCTTCGGCGTTAATCAGGCTGTAGGTGTGGCTGCCGAAACCGTGCATGTGGCGATAGCCATCCGGCGTGCCACGGCTGGAAAACAGCGTGGTGACCTGGTGCAGGCTCTCCGGCGTGCGGCTCCAGAAATCGAACATCATGGTCGGCGATTTCAGGTTGGTTTGCGGATCGCGTTTTTGCGTGTGGATGAAGTCCGGGAACTTGATGCCATCCTTGAGGAAGAACACCGGCGTGTTATTGCCGACCAGGTCCCAGTTGCCTTCTTCGGTATAGAAGCGCACGGCGAAACCGCGTGGATCGCGCTCGGTATCGGCACTGCCCTTTTCGCCGCCAACGGTGGAGAAGCGCAGGAAGGTCTCGGTCTGCTTGCCGACTTCGGCGAACAGTTTGGCCTTGGTGTATTTGGTGATGTCGTGTGTAACGGTGAAGGTGCCATACGCGCCCGAGCCTTTGGCGTGCACCACGCGCTCAGGAATGCGCTCGCGGTTGAAGTGCTGCAGCTTCTCGATCAGGTGGAAGTCCTGCAGCAGCACAGGGCCGCGTGGGCCGGCAGTGACGGAGTTCTGGTTGTCGGCGACTGGAATGCCGGACGCGGTGGTGATAGGTGGCTGGCTCATACTATGGCTCCTCGTTGTTGATAGCGTAGGGCTATTCTAACGAGGATAATCAATAAATAAAAACTATAAATATCTATAGCTTTGATAGCTTATGGCAATGATTGCTATACCTTATCGAAGCAACGCTCGACCAGTGTGCGGACATGCGCGCGCGACGGCAGGGTCGGACCAAACAGCGAGCGATAGATGATAGGCGCGACAACGCCATCCATCACCAGGTCCACCTCAGGCACCGCCTCCCGCCGGGCAATGCCACGGTCAAGGATTTGCTGGATTTGCCCGGCCACGTACACCGCGCACTGGCAGCTCGCTTCCGCGCGATTGCTGGCCAGTACGTCGTGCATCATTGTCATGCCGACCGCCGACGTCATTTCATCGAGATACAGTTCCGCCCAGGCCTGCAGGTCGCCCAGCACGGTGCCGGTGTCGATCAGTGGCGCATCCGCGCGCAAGCTGCCGACGGCGACATCGGACAGCAGGTCCGCCAGCGTGCCCCAGCGCCGGTAGATGGTGGACGGCGTCACGCCGGCACGGTCGGCGATCATCGGCACCGTCAGGTCGGCGCGGTCGATTTCAGCGGACAGTTCTTGCACCGCCTGGTGTACCGCCGCCTGGACGCGGGCGCTGCGCCCTCCTGGGCGTGGAGATGTTTTTGAATTCATTTCGCGATTCTAATGCAAAGAATTCGCTTTAGTGGTTTAATCGCACAAAAGCAAATTCTTTGCTTTTGTGCGGAAATGGACTTTTATGAAAACGACTGGACAGCAACTCAGCTCCAAGACATCACTCTGGCTACTGGCCAGCATTATGGTGGGCTTCCTGGCCGCCTCCAGCGCGCCGTCGCCGCTGTACGCGATCTACCGGCAGGCCTGGGGCTTTTCCGCGCTTACCCTCACGGTGGTGTTCTCCGTCTATGCCTTCGCGCTGCTGAGCGCACTGCTGGTATTTGGTTCGCTGTCGGACTTCCGCGGAAGGCGCGACATCATTCTGCTCGCCCTGGGGTTGGAGGTCGGCTCGCTGCTGCTGTTCCTGAACGCCGATTCGGTTGCCTCGCTGATCGCCGCCCGTGCGCTGCAAGGACTCGCCACCGGCATCGTCACCAGCGCCCTCAGCGCCGCGTTGATCGACATCGACCGAACGCACGGCGCATTGGTGAACAGCGTCGCGCCGATGATCGGCATGGGCATCGGCGCCTTGGGCACCAGCCTGCTGGTGCAGTTCGCGCCGGCGCCGACCAAGATCGTGTTCGAACTGCTGATCGTGGTGTTTATCGTGCAGGCGGCCGCCATGTGGTTCCTGCCGGAGACCGTGTCCCGCAGGCCGGGCGTCTGGCGCTCGCTGTGGCCGAGCATCGCGATTCCCCAGCAGGCCCGCGCCACCTTGTGGCAGGTCTTGCCAGTGAATACGGCGCTATGGGCGCTGGGCGGTTTCTCGCTGTCGCTGGGACCGAGCCTGGCGCGCATCGTCACCGCCAGCCAATCGCCGCTGGTAGGCGGCTTCGCCATCGCTGCGCTGGTACTCACCAGTGCGGCGGCGATTCTGGTGGTGCGCACGCATCCACCACGCGCGGTGCTGATCGGCGGGACGATCGCCCTGGCCACAGGCATGGTGGTGACGCTGGCCGGCATCGCTAGCTACTCCGCCGCCGCATATTTTATCGGGACAGCGATCATGGGAGCGGGCTTCGGCGCCGGCTTTAACGGCTCGTTACGCAGTCTGGTGGGATTGGCGCGGCCGGAACAACGCGGCGACTTGATGGCGGGATTTTTCTCACTGAGCTATCTGGCGTTCAGTGTACCGGCGATTCTGGCGGGACTGGCGGTAGGCTACTTCGGCCTGTATGCCACGGCGCTCGGCTTCCTGGCGGGAATCATGGCATTGGCGCTGATTGCGCTGGCGCTGATGACCAGAAAAACGCCTGGCGTCCCCGCTCGATAAACGGGGACGCCAGGCGGGAGAGAAGATCAGACTTCCTTGATGCGCTTGGCGATGTGGGCCAGCGCGTCCTCCACCTGGTCGATCAGGATCAGGCACAAGTCGCCGCCCTGCAGGCGCGCGAGCGCGGTGTCGATGGCTTTGAACTCGCCGTAGATTTCCTCGATGTGCGAGGTGCGCGGCGCGCCGGCCAGGCCGGAACGCAGCAGCGCCACCACTTCACCATCCACGCGGCCACGCTGGCAGGCGTCTTCGTACAGCAGCACGTCGTCAAACGCGCGGCCGAGGATTTCGGTCTGCTGCGTGATGTCCTGGTCGCGGCGGTCGCCGGCGCCCGAGATCACCACCACGCGGCGCTTGGCCGGCATGGTCTCCACGGCCTTTACCAGCGCCAGGATGGCGTCCGGATTGTGGCCGTAGTCGGCGATCAGGGTCGCGCCTTTGTAATCGAACACGTTGAAGCGGCCCGGCGCATTGTCGGAATCGTTGGCGAAGGTTTTCAGGCCGAGACGGATCGCGTCCCAGCTGATGCCCACGCCCCACGCCGCCGCCACCGACGCCATCACGTTCTCGACCTGGAAGCCGATCGCGCCGTTGCGGGTGATCGGCACGGCCGACAGCGGAATCCGGTTCTGCTCGCGGCCTTCCGCCGCCACAAGATGGCCGTCTTCCACGTACACGGTGCGGCTGCCTTGCGCCAGGTGCGTGGCGATCACCGGGTGCGAACGGTCGGCGCCGAAGAAGATCACCTTGCCGCGGCAATTCTGCGCCATGCCGGCGACGATAGGATCGACCGCGTTCAGCACAGCGAAGCCGCTGGCCGACACATTCTGCACGATCACGCGCTTGAGCACCGCCAGGTCTTCCACCGTGGTGATGTAGTTCAGGCCCAGGTGGTCGCCCATGCCGATATTGGTCACCACCGCCACCTGGCAGCGGTCGAAGGCCAGGCCTTCGCGCAGGATGCCGCCACGCGCGGTCTCGAACACCGCCGCGTCGACGTCTGGATGCAGCAGCACGTTACGCGCGCTGCGCGGACCGCTGCAATCGCCGCTGTCGGTCTGACGGCCTTCGATGTAGACGCCGTCGGTGTTGGTCATGCCGGTGCGCAGACCGCTGGCGGTCAGCAGGTGCGCAATCAGGCGCACGGTGGTGGTCTTGCCGTTGGTGCCGGTCACCGCCACGACCGGAATGCGGCCGTTCTCGCCCGGCGCAAACATGGTGTTGACAATCGCCTCGCCCACCGCGCGGCCTTTGCCGAACGATGGCGCGATGTGCATGCGCAGGCCAGGTGCGGCGTTGACTTCCACCACGCCGCCCCGTTGATTTTCAATCGGTTCCAGCACGTTATCACAGACCACGTCCACGCCGCACAGATCGAGGCCGATCATCTGCGCCGCTTCCACCGCGCGCGCCGCCACTTCCGGATGCACGTCGTCGGTAACGTCGGTGGCGGTGCCGCCGGTCGACAGGTTGGCGTTGTTGCGCAGGATGACGCGCTGGCCCTTGGCCGGCACCGAGTCCGCGTTCAGGTCTTGCAGCGCCAGGCGCGCAACCGCGATGTCGTCGAAGCGGATCTTGGTCAGCGAGGTCGAATGGCCCGAGCCGCGGCGCGGATCGGCGTTGACGATGTCGACCAGCTGACGCACGGTATGGGTGCCGTCGCCGATCACCAGCGGCGGATCGCGGCGCGCCGCAGCAATCAGCTTGTTGCCGATGACGAGCAGACGGTAATCGTGGCCCGGCAGGTAGCGTTCGACCATGACGTCGTCGC from Duganella dendranthematis encodes:
- a CDS encoding catalase, with amino-acid sequence MSQPPITTASGIPVADNQNSVTAGPRGPVLLQDFHLIEKLQHFNRERIPERVVHAKGSGAYGTFTVTHDITKYTKAKLFAEVGKQTETFLRFSTVGGEKGSADTERDPRGFAVRFYTEEGNWDLVGNNTPVFFLKDGIKFPDFIHTQKRDPQTNLKSPTMMFDFWSRTPESLHQVTTLFSSRGTPDGYRHMHGFGSHTYSLINAEGKRVYVKWHFLTQQGIKNLSAEEATRIAGSDPDYAQRDLFNAIAGGDFPRWDVKVQVATEAELATWEARTGWNPFDLTKVWPHADFPMLPVGVLELNRNPVNYHAEVEQAALSPSHVVPGLGYSPDKMLQARLFAYHDAQLYRVGTNHQHLPVNAPRCPFHNQQRDGGMAIANGGAAQNYDPVQGGGSNPQGLGNGEPALALQGAAARYDARGTEDDYTQAGNLFRLMPAEEQQNLFNNMAGPLSQVSAEIIARQLGHLDLADPAYGAGVRAALKAKGVTVA
- the cphA gene encoding cyanophycin synthetase: MEVIRTRALRGPNLWSHHTAVEVIISCPPEEQSIATLPNFVQRLHARFPAVGALQPTGTSDAVSLAGVLEVATLSLQAQAGCPVTFSRTHATLDEGIYQTVVEYTEEAVGRRAVEMAEALINSVLADTAFDLEAALTELRDLDEDVRLGPSTGAIVNAAVARDIPFRRLTEGSMVMFGWGSKQRRIQAAEMDTTGAIGETIAQDKELTKKLLHAAGVPVPIGRSVEDEADAWKAAQEIGLPVVVKPKDGNQGKGVTVNIMTQSHLEQAFRTAKEFRDDVMVERYLPGHDYRLLVIGNKLIAAARRDPPLVIGDGTHTVRQLVDIVNADPRRGSGHSTSLTKIRFDDIAVARLALQDLNADSVPAKGQRVILRNNANLSTGGTATDVTDDVHPEVAARAVEAAQMIGLDLCGVDVVCDNVLEPIENQRGGVVEVNAAPGLRMHIAPSFGKGRAVGEAIVNTMFAPGENGRIPVVAVTGTNGKTTTVRLIAHLLTASGLRTGMTNTDGVYIEGRQTDSGDCSGPRSARNVLLHPDVDAAVFETARGGILREGLAFDRCQVAVVTNIGMGDHLGLNYITTVEDLAVLKRVIVQNVSASGFAVLNAVDPIVAGMAQNCRGKVIFFGADRSHPVIATHLAQGSRTVYVEDGHLVAAEGREQNRIPLSAVPITRNGAIGFQVENVMASVAAAWGVGISWDAIRLGLKTFANDSDNAPGRFNVFDYKGATLIADYGHNPDAILALVKAVETMPAKRRVVVISGAGDRRDQDITQQTEILGRAFDDVLLYEDACQRGRVDGEVVALLRSGLAGAPRTSHIEEIYGEFKAIDTALARLQGGDLCLILIDQVEDALAHIAKRIKEV
- a CDS encoding TetR/AcrR family transcriptional regulator; this encodes MNSKTSPRPGGRSARVQAAVHQAVQELSAEIDRADLTVPMIADRAGVTPSTIYRRWGTLADLLSDVAVGSLRADAPLIDTGTVLGDLQAWAELYLDEMTSAVGMTMMHDVLASNRAEASCQCAVYVAGQIQQILDRGIARREAVPEVDLVMDGVVAPIIYRSLFGPTLPSRAHVRTLVERCFDKV
- a CDS encoding MFS transporter, translated to MKTTGQQLSSKTSLWLLASIMVGFLAASSAPSPLYAIYRQAWGFSALTLTVVFSVYAFALLSALLVFGSLSDFRGRRDIILLALGLEVGSLLLFLNADSVASLIAARALQGLATGIVTSALSAALIDIDRTHGALVNSVAPMIGMGIGALGTSLLVQFAPAPTKIVFELLIVVFIVQAAAMWFLPETVSRRPGVWRSLWPSIAIPQQARATLWQVLPVNTALWALGGFSLSLGPSLARIVTASQSPLVGGFAIAALVLTSAAAILVVRTHPPRAVLIGGTIALATGMVVTLAGIASYSAAAYFIGTAIMGAGFGAGFNGSLRSLVGLARPEQRGDLMAGFFSLSYLAFSVPAILAGLAVGYFGLYATALGFLAGIMALALIALALMTRKTPGVPAR
- a CDS encoding patatin-like phospholipase family protein — protein: MSRKSASPPSPALPGQIVLVLQGGGALGAYQLGVYQALHEAGIEPDWVIGTSIGAINGAIIAGNPPEQRLDRLREFWHRMERNAFGFSTMPRAIANAITVGQGIPAFFEPNLTSWWNPEARVGIEHASFYQTTPLRSTLEALVDFDYLNQKQMRLTVGAVNARTGAMRYFDSKQEPLRVEHVMASGALPPAFPAVRIDGQPYWDGGIYSNTPIEAVLDDEPRRSSVIFSVQVWNPDGSEPESVLDVLDKHKEIQYASRASNIEQQRKLHRLRHVIREMSKHLSADETASPEMRELASWGCGTDMHVVSLRAPRIGNEDHTKDIDFSAAGIRARWQAGYEDTQRFIELRPWQQAVDPIEGIVIHELPS